CGGTTGGCCAGCGCCCGCACGTAGTCGGCGGCGCCCAGGCCGGCGCGTCGACCGAACACCAGCAGGTCTGACAGCGAGTTGCCGCCGAGGCGGTTCGAGCCGTGCATGCCGCCCGAGCACTCACCGGCCGCGAACAGACCGGGAACGACCGCCGCGCCGGTGTCGGCGTCCACCTCGACGCCGCCCATCACGTAGTGGCAGGTCGGACCGACTTCCATCGGCTCCTTGGTGATGTCAACCCCGGCCAGTTCCTTGAACTGGTGGTACATCGACGGCAGCCGCTTCTTGATCTGCTCGGGCGTCAACCGTGAGGCGATGTCGAGATAGACACCCCCGTGCGGGGTGCCCCGACCGGCCTTGACTTCGGAGTTGATCGCGCGGGCAACCTCGTCGCGAGGCAGCAGGTCTGGCGTGCGACGGGCCGAGTCGTTGTCCTTCAGCCACTGATCGGCTTCGCCCTCCGACTCGGCGTACTGACCCTTGAACACGCTGGGGATGTAGTCGAACATGAACCGCTTGTTGTCGGAGTTCTTGAGCACTCCGCCGTCGCCGCGCACACCCTCGGTGACCAGGATGCCCTTGACGCTGGGCGGCCAGACCATCCCGGTCGGGTGAAACTGGACGAACTCCATGTTGATCAGCGTCGCGCCGGCCCGCAGGGCCAGTGCGTGGCCGTCGCCGGTGTACTCCCAGGAGTTCGAGGTGACCTTGAAGGACTTGCCGATGCCACCGGTTGCCAGAACCACCGCGGGTGCCTCGAACAAGATGAACGTGCCGGTCTCGCGCACGTACCCGAAGGCGCCGGAGATAGCGTCGCCGTCCTTGATCAGTTCGGTGATGGTGGTCTCGGCGAACACCCGGATACGGGCTTCATAGTCGCCGAGTTCGGCGAAGTCTTCCTGCTGCAGCGAGACGATCTTCTGCTGCATGGTGCGGATCAGCTCCAGGCCGGTGCGGTCGCCGACGTGTGCCAGCCGCGGGTAGGTGTGCCCGCCGAAGTTGCGCTGGCTGATCTTGCCGTCCTTGAGGCGGTCGAACAGCGCGCCGTAGGTTTCCAGCTCCCACACCCGGTCAGGTGCTTCCTTGGCGTGCAACTCGGCCATCCGCCAGTTGTTGAGGAACTTGCCGCCGCGCATGGTGTCGCCGAAGTGGGTCTTCCAGTTGT
This genomic stretch from Mycobacterium paraterrae harbors:
- a CDS encoding fumarate reductase/succinate dehydrogenase flavoprotein subunit — encoded protein: MTEVERHSYDVVVIGAGGAGLRAVIEARERGLKVAVVSKSLFGKAHTVMAEGGCAAAMGNTNPKDNWKTHFGDTMRGGKFLNNWRMAELHAKEAPDRVWELETYGALFDRLKDGKISQRNFGGHTYPRLAHVGDRTGLELIRTMQQKIVSLQQEDFAELGDYEARIRVFAETTITELIKDGDAISGAFGYVRETGTFILFEAPAVVLATGGIGKSFKVTSNSWEYTGDGHALALRAGATLINMEFVQFHPTGMVWPPSVKGILVTEGVRGDGGVLKNSDNKRFMFDYIPSVFKGQYAESEGEADQWLKDNDSARRTPDLLPRDEVARAINSEVKAGRGTPHGGVYLDIASRLTPEQIKKRLPSMYHQFKELAGVDITKEPMEVGPTCHYVMGGVEVDADTGAAVVPGLFAAGECSGGMHGSNRLGGNSLSDLLVFGRRAGLGAADYVRALANRPKVSESDVETAVQRALAPFETPADGATAENPYTLQLELQQSMNDLVGIIRKQDEITEALGRLDQLRARFKNLHVDGGRAYNPGWNLALDLRNLLLVSECVAKAALERTESRGGHTRDDHPGMDSSWRKVLLVCSASGDDPIVPDVTVERKDQIPMRADLLETFEIAELEKYYTDEELADHPGRRG